The following proteins are co-located in the Shouchella hunanensis genome:
- the flgC gene encoding flagellar basal body rod protein FlgC: MFDSMNVSSSALTMQRLRMDVASSNIANADTTRAELVNGEWQPYQRKMVVQQSQSFSSHLNRAKEQLNEGVVATGIVNDQTPSSLIYDPTHPDANDLGYVAKPNVDIAREMVDMTSATRSYEANVTALQASKNMLMKSLEIGR, translated from the coding sequence ATGTTCGATAGTATGAATGTATCAAGTTCTGCTTTAACGATGCAGCGTTTAAGAATGGACGTGGCATCAAGTAACATTGCCAATGCAGATACGACGAGAGCAGAACTCGTTAATGGGGAGTGGCAACCATACCAACGAAAAATGGTTGTACAACAATCCCAATCGTTTTCAAGTCATTTAAATCGAGCTAAAGAACAATTGAATGAAGGGGTAGTGGCAACGGGCATTGTTAATGACCAAACGCCTTCAAGTCTTATTTATGATCCTACTCATCCAGATGCGAACGATTTAGGATATGTGGCAAAACCGAATGTTGATATTGCCCGTGAGATGGTGGATATGACAAGTGCTACTCGCTCTTATGAGGCGAATGTCACGGCTCTCCAAGCAAGTAAAAATATGCTGATGAAGTCATTAGAAATCGGGAGGTAA
- the fliE gene encoding flagellar hook-basal body complex protein FliE, with protein MHIHSMQSPFQLGIDQGTTSKQSVSTNQSFQQVLTDALSKVNEAQLQSSAATQAMARKEPIDLHEVMIAANKASVALQGTLEVRNKVIEAYQEMMRMQV; from the coding sequence ATGCACATCCATTCCATGCAATCCCCTTTCCAATTAGGAATCGATCAAGGAACGACTTCTAAGCAAAGCGTGTCTACGAATCAATCGTTTCAACAAGTATTGACAGATGCTTTATCAAAAGTAAATGAAGCACAATTGCAATCTTCCGCTGCCACTCAAGCGATGGCGAGAAAAGAGCCGATTGACCTTCATGAAGTAATGATTGCGGCAAATAAAGCATCGGTTGCTTTACAAGGTACGTTGGAAGTAAGGAATAAAGTAATAGAAGCCTATCAAGAAATGATGCGCATGCAAGTATAA
- the fliH gene encoding flagellar assembly protein FliH, protein MSNVIRVSTELSKKRAIGIQQIEQNLPSEIESKSDIEVVKTLDDDSKQLVAQANREAEAILMEARARAQQIDVELAERATQLEQQWEERKLQAQSEGYETGFNAGESQALSIYEGKLTEARHLLEQAQDEVEQSIERNEPFLIELALSIVRRVLKSELEHENTLATMLAQILQEVKDMELIKVYVHPSWYKKLVDSKAELQQQLPACQDFRIIPDAQRNETECVIVTNAGRLDASLDTQLLELKQQLMRVIGKDYVETTN, encoded by the coding sequence TTGTCTAACGTTATTCGTGTAAGCACAGAGTTGTCTAAAAAACGAGCCATTGGTATCCAGCAAATAGAACAGAACCTTCCATCTGAAATTGAATCTAAGTCTGACATAGAAGTAGTTAAGACGTTGGACGATGACAGCAAGCAACTTGTCGCTCAAGCGAACCGAGAAGCTGAGGCTATTCTAATGGAAGCAAGAGCACGCGCTCAACAGATTGATGTAGAACTAGCGGAACGAGCAACCCAATTGGAACAACAATGGGAAGAACGTAAGCTACAAGCACAATCAGAAGGATATGAAACCGGTTTTAACGCCGGCGAATCTCAGGCGCTGTCGATTTATGAAGGGAAGTTAACAGAAGCACGTCATTTATTGGAGCAAGCTCAAGACGAAGTGGAGCAATCGATTGAAAGAAATGAACCGTTTTTAATTGAGCTGGCTCTTTCCATCGTAAGGCGTGTGTTAAAAAGTGAGTTAGAACATGAGAATACGCTTGCTACAATGCTCGCCCAAATTTTGCAAGAAGTGAAAGATATGGAATTAATTAAAGTGTATGTACACCCTTCATGGTATAAAAAGCTTGTTGATTCGAAAGCAGAGCTTCAGCAACAGCTACCAGCATGCCAAGATTTTAGAATTATTCCAGACGCTCAAAGGAATGAAACAGAATGTGTCATTGTTACGAATGCGGGGCGGCTTGATGCTTCTTTAGATACACAGCTACTTGAATTAAAACAACAACTAATGCGTGTGATAGGAAAAGACTATGTGGAAACAACTAATTGA
- the fliG gene encoding flagellar motor switch protein FliG: protein MAIVQLTGKQKAAVLLISLGPDSAAQVYKHLSEEEIELLSLEISAVRKIDKETQANVLDEFKAIVDAREYLSQGGIGYARSVLEKALGEEEAASVIDRLAATIQVRPFDFARKLDPSQILNFIQHEHPQTIAVVLSYIPSKQAGQIISSLPEMIQTDVARRIAMMDRSSPEVISQVEKVLEEKLSQTITQDYTEAGGIEAVVEVLNGVDRSTERTILDGLYIQDPELAEEIKKRMFVFEDIVTLEKRAIQRVIRDVQNDDLQLALKVASDDVKESIFSNMSQRMAEAFRDEMEYMGPVRLRDVEEAQSRIVAKIRDLEDMGEIVLARTNGEDILV, encoded by the coding sequence TTGGCTATCGTACAATTAACTGGGAAACAAAAAGCGGCAGTATTGTTAATTTCGCTTGGCCCAGATTCAGCTGCACAAGTATACAAGCATTTATCGGAAGAAGAAATTGAATTGTTGTCACTTGAAATTTCTGCAGTTCGAAAAATTGATAAAGAGACGCAAGCGAATGTGCTAGATGAATTTAAAGCCATTGTTGATGCGAGAGAATATTTGTCGCAAGGGGGCATTGGTTATGCCCGATCTGTTTTAGAAAAAGCGTTAGGTGAAGAAGAAGCTGCTTCTGTTATTGACCGTTTGGCAGCAACCATTCAAGTCCGTCCGTTTGATTTTGCAAGAAAACTGGATCCATCGCAAATCTTGAATTTTATACAGCATGAGCATCCTCAAACAATTGCTGTTGTCCTATCGTATATTCCATCAAAGCAAGCTGGTCAAATTATTTCATCTTTACCCGAAATGATTCAAACCGATGTAGCGCGAAGAATTGCCATGATGGATCGCTCTTCACCAGAAGTGATCTCGCAAGTAGAGAAAGTATTAGAAGAAAAATTATCACAAACGATTACCCAAGACTATACAGAGGCTGGCGGGATCGAAGCCGTTGTAGAGGTGTTAAACGGAGTCGACCGATCCACAGAACGAACGATCCTTGATGGATTGTATATCCAAGATCCAGAGCTAGCAGAAGAAATTAAGAAACGAATGTTTGTGTTCGAGGATATTGTTACTCTTGAAAAGAGAGCTATTCAGCGTGTTATTCGAGACGTACAAAACGATGATTTACAGTTGGCCTTAAAAGTAGCGAGTGATGATGTGAAAGAATCGATCTTTTCAAATATGTCACAGCGTATGGCTGAGGCGTTTAGAGATGAAATGGAATATATGGGTCCGGTTCGTTTACGAGATGTAGAAGAAGCCCAGTCTAGAATTGTTGCGAAAATTCGTGACCTTGAAGATATGGGTGAAATCGTTTTAGCGCGAACGAATGGAGAGGACATCCTTGTCTAA
- the flgB gene encoding flagellar basal body rod protein FlgB: MFTTQSISVLEEALHFAANQQKVISSNIANVDTPDYKEKSVSFQNVLQTAQSNSNEFQAKQTNERHLAFPLPHSHSLGLQERVQQYNHNGNSVDIDKQMSKMAENQLYHQALVDRISSNFQSLETAIKGSR; encoded by the coding sequence ATGTTTACGACACAATCGATTTCGGTTTTAGAAGAAGCGCTTCACTTTGCGGCTAATCAGCAGAAAGTCATCTCGTCTAATATCGCTAATGTTGATACGCCAGATTACAAAGAGAAGTCAGTTTCATTTCAAAATGTCCTACAAACGGCTCAGTCAAATTCTAATGAGTTTCAAGCGAAACAAACAAACGAACGACACTTGGCCTTTCCACTGCCACACTCTCATTCACTGGGATTACAAGAGCGAGTGCAACAGTATAATCACAATGGCAATAGTGTTGATATTGATAAACAGATGAGTAAGATGGCAGAAAATCAACTTTACCATCAGGCGCTTGTAGATCGGATATCTAGTAATTTCCAATCATTAGAAACTGCTATTAAAGGAAGTAGATAG
- the fliF gene encoding flagellar basal-body MS-ring/collar protein FliF, translated as MNEKVTNIANKAKLQWNERTKIQKVLLVASVFVLMLLIAALIALSFRTNYAPLYSNLSLAEAGQIQEVLESRGVTTEVANDGTTILVPEREVDRLKVDLAAEGLPQSGSIDYSFFQEQMGFGMTDNEFTVIERSLMQTELAGLISSISGVQNANVVITLAEDSVWLNSGQESATAAVVLDLAPGTTLDQTQVKALYHLIARSVPNLPVENIVLSDSNFMSYTYQEEDSSYAAGSFESQREIKQQIEADLEQTIMQLLHAVVGPNNAIVSVTTDIDFTQEQRTEDLVEPINEEDMEGLAVSAERITEFYEGTGAGEGGVAGTGDEIPNYTGTVAGGDSESERTEERINYEFNRIHKEIIESPYRIRDVSIQAMVNPPEGMMQLPAQQMDNLSAMLNTIVETTIPATVEEAPAATNRVSISSVPFAESAQIENEQPAQGIPMWMIIAAVALLLFIVLLIVLLIRTRKQADTIAIEDQSTHLDIEEDEPIRFNEKEEKEEKKQLKELNQLANQNPEEFSKLLRTWLSED; from the coding sequence ATGAACGAAAAAGTAACGAACATAGCAAATAAGGCAAAGCTTCAATGGAATGAGCGAACAAAAATACAGAAAGTGTTACTTGTGGCAAGTGTATTCGTCCTAATGCTACTTATTGCCGCGCTTATTGCGCTCAGCTTTCGTACAAATTATGCACCTTTATACAGCAATTTATCGCTAGCAGAGGCTGGTCAAATTCAAGAAGTACTTGAAAGCAGAGGGGTTACAACGGAAGTAGCAAATGATGGTACAACCATCCTCGTTCCGGAGCGAGAAGTGGACCGTTTAAAAGTTGATTTAGCAGCCGAAGGATTACCGCAAAGCGGAAGCATTGATTATAGTTTCTTTCAAGAGCAAATGGGATTTGGGATGACGGATAATGAATTCACCGTCATTGAACGCTCTCTCATGCAGACAGAGTTAGCAGGGTTAATAAGCAGCATATCAGGTGTACAAAATGCCAATGTTGTTATTACGTTGGCGGAAGACAGCGTTTGGTTAAATTCAGGTCAAGAATCAGCTACAGCCGCTGTTGTATTGGATTTAGCTCCGGGTACAACCCTCGATCAAACTCAAGTAAAAGCACTCTATCACTTAATAGCAAGAAGCGTACCGAATCTACCAGTAGAAAATATCGTTTTATCTGATTCAAATTTTATGAGTTATACATATCAAGAAGAAGATTCATCATACGCAGCTGGTTCGTTTGAATCTCAAAGAGAAATTAAACAACAAATTGAAGCAGATTTAGAGCAAACCATTATGCAACTTCTTCATGCCGTTGTTGGACCAAATAATGCCATTGTCTCTGTCACAACAGATATTGATTTTACCCAGGAACAGCGAACAGAAGACTTAGTTGAGCCTATTAATGAAGAGGACATGGAAGGGTTAGCGGTTAGTGCAGAACGTATTACCGAATTTTATGAAGGTACAGGAGCTGGTGAAGGTGGCGTAGCTGGTACTGGTGATGAAATTCCAAATTACACTGGAACGGTTGCTGGAGGAGACAGTGAGTCAGAACGTACTGAAGAACGCATTAATTATGAATTTAACCGAATCCATAAAGAAATTATTGAAAGCCCCTATCGGATTCGAGATGTAAGCATACAGGCTATGGTTAATCCGCCAGAAGGAATGATGCAGCTTCCGGCTCAGCAAATGGACAATCTATCAGCAATGCTCAATACAATTGTTGAGACAACGATACCAGCAACGGTAGAAGAGGCTCCAGCAGCAACGAATCGAGTCTCCATCTCGTCTGTTCCGTTCGCTGAATCGGCCCAAATCGAAAATGAGCAACCTGCACAAGGCATTCCGATGTGGATGATCATCGCAGCTGTAGCGTTACTTCTGTTTATCGTCTTGCTTATTGTTCTTTTAATTCGGACTCGTAAACAAGCAGATACAATAGCGATAGAAGATCAGAGCACCCATTTAGATATAGAAGAAGATGAGCCCATCCGCTTTAATGAAAAAGAAGAGAAAGAAGAGAAAAAGCAACTGAAAGAGTTGAATCAATTAGCGAATCAAAACCCAGAAGAATTTTCTAAATTACTTAGAACGTGGTTGTCTGAGGATTAG
- the hslU gene encoding ATP-dependent protease ATPase subunit HslU: MTSSLTPSQIVERLNQYIVGQQGAKRSVAIALRNRYRRTLLDQDMRDEITPKNILMIGPTGVGKTEIARRLAKLVGAPFIKVEATKFTEVGYVGRDVESMVRDLVESSVRLVKEERVGLVREQAKELADKKLINLLVPSLKKENNYKNPFEMLFQSPGDEEDEDESKKEEEDVNRANLKKKMYDKLVNGELEDRVVTIEVSEQSQGFMDLFQGGAGMEQMGMNMQEMLGNMVPKKKKKRRMSVADARVVLTEEEAQKLIDMDDVTQEAIKRAEQVGMIFIDEIDKVAGKNDQGANVSREGVQRDILPIVEGSTVVTKYGAVKTDHILFIAAGAFHMAKPSDLIPELQGRFPIRVELGSLSVDDFVRILVEPDNALTKQYQALLQTEGIEIHFSDKAVHKIATIASQVNQETENIGARRLHTLLEKLLEDLSFEAPNINMEQLEITEQYVEEKLGTIAKNQDLSQFIL; the protein is encoded by the coding sequence GCTTTAAGGAATCGCTATCGTCGGACTCTTTTAGATCAAGATATGAGAGATGAGATTACACCGAAAAACATCTTAATGATTGGTCCTACAGGAGTTGGGAAAACAGAAATTGCTAGGAGACTGGCAAAGCTTGTTGGTGCACCCTTCATTAAAGTTGAAGCGACAAAGTTTACTGAAGTTGGTTATGTAGGACGAGATGTCGAATCCATGGTACGTGACTTAGTTGAGTCTAGCGTCCGGCTTGTTAAAGAAGAGCGAGTTGGCCTCGTTCGTGAACAAGCAAAAGAATTAGCTGATAAGAAGTTAATCAATCTTCTTGTTCCATCTTTGAAGAAAGAAAATAATTATAAAAATCCGTTTGAGATGCTGTTTCAATCTCCAGGGGATGAAGAAGATGAAGATGAGAGCAAGAAGGAAGAAGAAGATGTAAATCGTGCAAACTTGAAAAAGAAAATGTACGATAAACTTGTAAATGGCGAACTAGAAGATCGAGTCGTAACCATTGAAGTTTCTGAACAATCGCAAGGCTTCATGGATTTGTTTCAAGGTGGAGCTGGCATGGAGCAAATGGGCATGAATATGCAAGAAATGCTCGGGAATATGGTTCCAAAGAAAAAGAAAAAAAGACGTATGTCTGTTGCTGATGCGCGGGTCGTTTTAACAGAAGAGGAAGCGCAAAAGCTAATTGATATGGATGATGTGACGCAAGAAGCCATTAAACGTGCCGAACAAGTAGGCATGATATTCATAGATGAGATCGATAAAGTAGCGGGAAAGAATGATCAAGGGGCAAATGTATCACGAGAAGGTGTACAGCGTGACATTTTACCAATTGTAGAAGGGTCAACAGTTGTGACTAAATATGGAGCTGTGAAAACAGACCACATTTTGTTTATTGCAGCAGGGGCATTTCATATGGCTAAACCGTCAGACCTCATTCCTGAACTACAAGGTCGGTTCCCGATACGGGTCGAGCTCGGAAGCTTATCAGTTGATGACTTTGTCCGGATATTAGTTGAACCGGATAATGCGTTAACAAAGCAATATCAAGCTCTTTTGCAAACGGAAGGTATAGAAATTCATTTTTCAGACAAAGCTGTTCATAAGATTGCGACGATTGCAAGTCAAGTAAATCAAGAAACAGAAAACATTGGCGCAAGAAGATTGCACACGCTTTTAGAAAAATTGCTAGAAGATCTATCGTTTGAAGCACCGAACATCAACATGGAGCAACTGGAGATTACAGAGCAGTACGTTGAAGAAAAACTCGGAACAATTGCAAAGAATCAAGATTTAAGTCAATTCATATTATAG
- the codY gene encoding GTP-sensing pleiotropic transcriptional regulator CodY: MDLLTRTRKINEMLQKTSGQHVNFREMAITLREAIGSNVFVVSRRGKLLGFSIEEEIENDRMKKMLDDRQFPEEYTEGLFKIEETSANIEVDSEYTAFPVENRDIFKNGLTTIVPIKGGGQRLGSLILSRLENHFSDDDLILAEYGATVVGMEILHEKTQEIEEEARSKAVVQMAISSLSYSELEAVEHIFEELDGREGLLVASKIADRVGITRSVIVNALRKLESAGVIESRSLGMKGTYIKVLNDKFLVELDRLKEN, translated from the coding sequence ATGGATTTATTAACAAGAACAAGGAAAATTAACGAAATGCTACAAAAGACAAGTGGTCAGCACGTAAACTTTAGAGAGATGGCGATCACATTGCGAGAAGCAATTGGATCAAATGTCTTTGTTGTAAGTAGAAGAGGAAAGCTTCTTGGATTTTCAATTGAAGAAGAAATTGAAAATGATCGCATGAAAAAAATGTTAGATGATCGTCAATTTCCAGAAGAGTATACAGAAGGTCTTTTCAAAATTGAAGAAACTTCTGCAAATATTGAAGTGGACAGTGAATACACAGCGTTCCCTGTTGAAAATCGCGACATTTTTAAAAATGGCTTAACAACGATTGTACCAATTAAAGGTGGCGGCCAACGTCTAGGTTCTCTTATTCTTTCAAGATTAGAAAATCATTTCAGTGACGATGATTTAATTTTAGCTGAGTACGGTGCTACAGTAGTAGGTATGGAAATCCTTCATGAAAAGACGCAAGAAATTGAAGAGGAAGCAAGAAGTAAAGCGGTTGTACAAATGGCTATTAGTTCATTGTCTTACAGTGAGCTTGAAGCGGTTGAGCATATTTTTGAAGAGCTTGATGGCAGAGAAGGCTTACTTGTAGCAAGCAAGATTGCTGACCGTGTTGGTATTACACGTTCTGTAATCGTAAATGCGCTTCGTAAGTTAGAAAGTGCTGGTGTTATTGAATCACGTTCTTTAGGTATGAAAGGAACGTATATTAAAGTATTAAATGATAAGTTCTTAGTTGAATTAGATCGTTTAAAAGAAAACTAA
- the fliJ gene encoding flagellar export protein FliJ codes for MTFSFSLQQVMDVKKHDQIQAKKQVDLARASFERTATSLYERLKEKETLEKSVHSNQAVGMKVSECVQMSLYLSQLEKAIMKIKEETDQARVEMQRQEERYQFTARSHKQFERLKERQAQQYEQDERKREQQQMDEISVNQFNRALIG; via the coding sequence ATGACATTTTCATTTTCTCTTCAACAAGTAATGGATGTGAAGAAACATGATCAAATCCAAGCAAAAAAACAAGTCGACTTGGCACGAGCTTCTTTCGAACGTACGGCAACGTCTTTATATGAACGATTGAAAGAGAAAGAAACGCTTGAGAAATCAGTTCATTCAAATCAAGCTGTAGGAATGAAAGTGAGTGAGTGTGTACAAATGTCGCTTTATCTTTCACAGCTAGAGAAGGCTATTATGAAAATTAAAGAAGAAACAGATCAAGCACGAGTGGAAATGCAGAGACAAGAAGAACGGTATCAATTTACTGCGCGTTCACACAAGCAATTTGAACGGTTAAAAGAAAGACAAGCACAGCAATACGAGCAGGATGAACGGAAACGTGAACAACAGCAAATGGATGAAATAAGTGTAAATCAGTTTAATCGGGCTTTAATCGGATGA
- a CDS encoding FliI/YscN family ATPase, protein MWKQLIDQVEASTLYKWYGQVKKVTGLTIESSGPRSFIGELCYIWTGQDKKKKIRAEVVGFDHDRVLLMPLDRIDHIELGSLVETTKQSLMIPVGPALIGKLVDGVGTPFDLADGHIDSFDRFYPADSEPPPPMTRPRISETMSVGVKAIDSMLTMGKGQRVGIFAGSGVGKSTLMSMIAKQSDADVNVIALIGERGREVRDFIERDLGPEGLQKSVLIVVTSDQPPLQRVKGALTATAIAEYFRDQGLAVNLMMDSVTRFAMAHREIGLAIGEPPTSKGYPPSVFAKLPQLLERAGTSEKGTITAFYTVLVDGDDMNEPIADAVRGILDGHFILDRGLANKGQFPAIHLLKSVSRLMSELVSDDHAQAAKEMRRWLADYEETEDLIQLGAYKQGASPAIDRAIEAMPQLLQFLSQRSGECYDFSSTFAEMMHLVKGVKKE, encoded by the coding sequence ATGTGGAAACAACTAATTGATCAAGTCGAGGCGAGCACACTTTATAAATGGTACGGACAAGTGAAGAAAGTGACGGGACTAACGATTGAATCGTCAGGACCTCGATCGTTTATCGGAGAGCTCTGTTATATATGGACAGGTCAAGATAAAAAAAAGAAGATTCGTGCAGAAGTTGTTGGCTTTGACCACGACCGTGTATTGCTCATGCCTCTTGATCGCATCGATCATATAGAATTAGGTAGCTTAGTGGAAACAACAAAACAATCCTTAATGATTCCAGTGGGACCTGCATTGATTGGGAAATTAGTAGACGGTGTCGGTACACCATTTGACCTCGCTGATGGGCACATAGATTCTTTTGATAGGTTTTATCCAGCTGACAGTGAGCCGCCTCCACCAATGACTCGACCTCGAATTAGTGAAACAATGAGCGTTGGGGTGAAAGCTATTGATAGCATGCTCACGATGGGGAAAGGGCAACGCGTTGGAATTTTTGCTGGAAGTGGCGTCGGTAAAAGTACGTTGATGTCAATGATTGCAAAACAGTCGGATGCAGATGTGAACGTTATTGCTCTTATCGGTGAGAGGGGCAGGGAAGTAAGGGATTTTATTGAAAGAGATCTTGGCCCAGAAGGATTACAGAAATCTGTACTGATTGTCGTAACCTCTGATCAACCCCCTTTACAGCGAGTAAAAGGTGCTTTAACCGCAACCGCTATCGCAGAATATTTCCGTGATCAAGGTCTGGCGGTTAACTTAATGATGGACTCTGTTACACGTTTTGCTATGGCCCATCGAGAAATCGGACTAGCGATTGGTGAGCCCCCAACTTCCAAAGGGTATCCACCATCTGTGTTTGCAAAGTTACCGCAATTATTAGAGCGAGCAGGTACGAGTGAAAAAGGGACCATTACCGCATTTTACACTGTCTTAGTTGACGGGGATGACATGAATGAGCCAATTGCAGATGCTGTCCGTGGTATTTTAGATGGGCATTTTATTCTTGATCGAGGTTTGGCAAACAAAGGACAGTTTCCAGCAATTCATTTGTTGAAAAGTGTTAGTCGTTTAATGAGTGAGTTAGTAAGCGACGATCATGCTCAAGCTGCAAAAGAAATGAGACGCTGGCTTGCTGATTATGAAGAAACAGAAGATTTAATACAGCTTGGTGCCTATAAGCAGGGTGCGTCGCCGGCAATCGACCGTGCGATTGAAGCGATGCCGCAGCTGTTGCAGTTTTTGTCACAGCGCTCTGGCGAATGTTATGATTTCTCGTCTACATTCGCCGAAATGATGCACTTAGTGAAAGGAGTAAAGAAAGAATAA